In Gallus gallus isolate bGalGal1 chromosome 6, bGalGal1.mat.broiler.GRCg7b, whole genome shotgun sequence, a single genomic region encodes these proteins:
- the RASGEF1A gene encoding ras-GEF domain-containing family member 1A isoform X5, translating into MRTYIFTFLLSSRVFIHPHELLAKVGQMCIKQKQQLEAGTEAEKAKLKSFAAKIIQLLKEWTETFPYDFQDEKSMKELKEIAHRITQCDEENGTVKKIISQMTQNLLMALSARSQYQEIKEKFRQPATDKGTILKTKPQSTQKDILSVCCDPLILAQQLTHIELERVSNIYPEDLMQIVSHMDSLDNHKCRGDVTKTYNLEAYDNWFNCLSMLVATEICRVVKKKQRTRMVEFFIDVARECFNIGNFNSMMAIISGMNLSPVARLKKTWSKVKTAKFDVLEHHMDPSSNFCNYRTALQGAAQRSQTANSNREKIVIPVFNLFIKDIYFLHKIHTNRLPNGQINFKKFWEISRQIHDFLTWKQVECPFEKDKKIQSYLLTAPIYSEEALFIASFESEGPENHMEKDSWKTLRTTLLNRA; encoded by the exons AGGACCTACATCTTCACTTTCCTGCTGAGCTCCCGAGTCTTCATTCACCCGCATGAGCTCCTGGCTAAAGTGGGACAGATGTGCAttaagcagaagcagcagctggaagccGGGACCGAGGCAGAAAAG GCAAAGCTGAAGTCCTTCGCTGCCAAAATCATCCAGCTCCTGAAGGAATGGACTGAAACTTTCCCCTACGATTTCCAAGATGAAAAATCCATGAAGGAGTTGAAGGAGATTGCTCACAGGATCACACAGTGTGATGAG GAAAATGGCACGGTGAAAAAGATCATTAGCCAGATGACACAGAATCTCCTGATGGCTCTCTCTGCACGGAGCCAGTACcaggaaataaaagagaaattccGGCAACCTGCTACTGACAAAGGCACCATCCTCAAAACCAAGCCACAGTCTACTCAGAAGGACATCCTGAGTGTTTGCTGTGACCCTCTGATCTTGGCACAACAGCTAACCCACATTGAACTG GAACGGGTGAGCAACATTTACCCAGAGGATCTGATGCAGATTGTCAGCCACATGGACTCCCTGGATAATCACAAG TGCCGAGGTGATGTTACCAAAACCTACAATTTGGAGGCCTACGACAACTGGTTCAATTGTCTTAGCATGCTGGTGGCCACAGAGATTTGCAGG gttgtaaagaaaaaacagcgTACAAGAATGGTGGAATTTTTCATTGATGTGGCAAGAGAGTGCTTCAACATTGGAAACTTCAACTCAATGATGGCTATTATCT CTGGCATGAACTTGAGTCCTGTGGCACGGCTAAAGAAAACTTGGTCCAAGGTCAAAACTGCCAAATTCGATGTGTTAGAG CATCACATGGATCCATCCAGCAACTTCTGTAACTACCGCACGGCCCtgcaaggagcagcacagcGATCTCAGACCGCCAACAGCAATCGAGAGAAAATAGTCATCCCAGTTTTCAACCTGTTTATTAAAGACATCTACTTCCTGCACAAAATACATACCAACCGCCTGCCCAACGGGCAGATCAACTTCAAG AAATTCTGGGAAATATCAAGACAGATTCATGATTTCCTGACATGGAAGCAGGTCGAGTGTCCTTTTGAAAAGGACAAGAAGATCCAGAGCTATCTACTCACCGCACCCATTTACAGTGAAGAAG CTCTGTTCATTGCATCCTTTGAAAGTGAAGGTCCAGAAAACCACATGGAAAAAGACAGCTGGAAAACACTCAG GACAACTCTGCTTAACAGGGCCTGA